Part of the Wolbachia endosymbiont of Diaphorina citri genome is shown below.
ACTATTTTGAGATTCCTTCTTATTACTATTGCTCCAAGATGTCCATGCACCATTTACTCGTACTACTAAACTATCTCCATTGGTTTCAAGGCCGGTATCCTTCCACTTCACTACTTGATTAGGATGAAAACCATAATTGATTTCTCCGGTTTCAGGATCAATAGGTTCTCCACTTTCACCTTCTGGAAAAAACGCATCATGACCGATTGGAAAATGAGCACCAATTGCAATGGGCTCAGGACCAAAATAATCAGCAGATATACATCTTGGAAAAGGCATATCATTCTTACTACAACCTGTAAACAGCACACAGATTACCAAAATTAATAACCTAAACCAACATTTGCCTAAGCGTGATTGCATACCTAAACTTTTTCCAATACAGAATAAATTTCTAAAACCTTACTTCAAATATCTTTTTAATTAGTTACTCCATATATCTCATCAATCTTCCTTGACTTGTCCTTTTGTTTTATCAGAATCCTTTTGCTTATCTGGCTGGCTTAGTGTTTCAGATTTGCTCATTTCTCTGCCAGCACTCCCTTTCCCATCTGCTTGCTTTGGTGTATCAGGCAATTTAACTTCAATTTTGCTACGATCTTTACTCATTCCCTGCTTGATGTTATGTATCATATATTGGGTTCTATCATCAAGGCCAACAGTTGACAGCATAGCTTGTGATGCGCTCCTAGAAATATGACTAACACTTTGGGCAACTCCAAAACCAGAGCTGAACAACGCCTGCGCCATAGTTTCTGATATAGAAACAAAAGCTTCCATTGCACTAGCAATGATGAGATATATAAATGCCTGGATTAGATCTATAGGTAATGCTGAAAAGTGCCCACCAGCCCTTTCTCCAGTACTGAGCGCAACATCAACACTAGTACCAGGACTATACCCAAGAGGTAATATTGATTTCATAAGACACAGATCATACGATAAAAAATTTACACTAATTAAGCATTGATAGCATGCAGAAAAATTTGTGAGGTTGTATAGAACTGAATACATTAACTGATTTAAAAGAGACAAGGATGAAAATAAAATGACTGGTTGCAATGAAACATGAGCCAGCGTTTTTATCCAATTATCAAATAATGTTTTAGTTTGTTGAAATAGAATAAATACGATAAATAAAGGTGCCAATGACAATAAAAATGCCACTAAAACAGTAGATATTACATACTTAAACGTAGCACTAATAATGCATCTTAAAAACACAAAAGTAGCATAAAGTATTGCCAAAAATGCAATAAAGCCAAAAGGTCCTGATAGCATTAAAGATAAAAATTTCAGCCATGTTTCTCCTGTAAATAATACTCCCGCTGTTAAATCTAAGAATGCAAATTTTTTACCTCCTTCTCCTATATAGCCAGAAAAACTATCAACTAAATAAGTGCTACCATCTATAAAAAGTCTGGATAAAGTTGTGCCAAAAAGTTCCCAGCTTCTATCGCTAAAGGCAAAAGCTATAAATGCTATCTTCATCATCCTTACAATAAAGTCAAATTTACTTAGCTGTATTGTTCCTAGCATATAGCCAATAACAGTAAATATAACGTATAGAATAAGCAAAGCTCTTACTCCTTGCAGAAGACCTCTTGCATATCCTTTGTATGAATCTTTAACGCTGTCCCCAATTACTTCTTCTTTTATAAATTTAAATACCTCGTTTACATTCGATGAAATAAAATCATTAATTTTTCTTTTGACAAATAAAGTTACTGTGTACTTATTATTTTCATAATATTTGCCGTCTTTGTCCGTAATATCATCTTTCTTTACGTTTTCTACATTAATACCAAAGTATATCTTTTTAGACTCTTTACCCTTTAAATGACTTCCATCTATTGCATAGTAGACTACATTATCCTCTTTTATTTTATCCAACCTCTCTACTTCTTTAAAATCATTAGTCTTTATAGCAAATGGATCTAATGGCGGATTATCACCCAAGTGCATATACAGTTTTTTACCACTATCGAAGTTACATGATCTAGTCACTTCAACATAATACCCTCCCCTATTAGCTCCATAATTACCATAATCTGCAATAGCAAGCATCAGACTATTTTTATCAGGTACTACGTTATTATTCACTGTATAGTAATGATTTAATCTCAGAGAATAATCTTCAAATTTATAATTAATCTGTGAACATACATTATCTCCTTCCGCACCTTTCTCATTTGGAAAACATTGAATACCTTTAGCTGTATTCTGATTATCAAGATCGCCAACTTTTGCAACAAGAGCCTCAGCCCAAGAAATATCTCCTCTGTTCTCTTTGAAGTTTAATTTAGAATTTGATATTAAATTAATGTCAATCTGCTTAGAATCCCTCTTATTTTCTTCAATCTTTTTTAGTTCATCCTCAATACCTTTAAGGTGAGAATACATGTCACATGTATTTCTTTCATCATACTTCTCATACCTTATAGAAGAGACGCAATCCTCCCCTATACCTTTTGCGTTGTAACATATATTCTGATAGTAACAATTAAGTTCATAAGAACTGTACTTGTTCAGCTCATTAAAATCACACCTTTTCCCATTACATAATTCATTCAGTCCTATTTTAGTTCGTCGTAGATCTAACAACGCACCATTCATCCATGGACTTTTATCATTAAAATGTACTTTATTATCGTATGGAGTGTAGCCGTTACCAACTAACACTTTCATTTTTTCTTTGCTAAGCAACGGAAATTCTACTTTAGTCCTTTTACCAATTTCTCCACAAAAGAATGTTCCTCCACCAAACATGTCTTTTATTGTAACTTTATCTTTCTCATCCCCTCTTTCAGTTCTATAACAATTGTCATCAAAACTGATTCCTCTTCCTTGTGGATTGTCATAATCAATCGTTATCTCTCTGGGAATTAAGCTAAAGCTTAACTTATCACCAGGATTTGCTTTAATTCCAGTATCTACATAACGTCTATTGCTATAGAATTCATTATTTCCAAAGCCTATGTCCCCACATATTTCTCGTTCATCAAGACTAGTATTATCAGTTAACTTATTACTGTAATTTGGTATTAAATCATTAGCACAAAATACAGCGGGCACAAGTACTCTCTTTGGATTTTTCCCTTCTTTAAGAGGACAAAGATTTACTGACCCACCAAGAGTAAATTTGATTTTCTCATCCTTGCTAATTACTTGACCAGAATCAACCCAATGAATTTTAACTCCTTCGCCAGCTTCACGAACTGGAACATCTATACTGACACTAGTATTTCTGCTCTGCAACCCAGGTTCAACACAATCCATTGTGCAGCCAGTAATTACAAGACATAGTATCAATAATAATGATTTTCTGCTCATCATTGATTTCCTGTGTTTGTCGGTATTTTAGGTGCTGATCTTTGAGCTGATTGTGGTATTTGAGGTCTTCGACTTGGTGTACCAGATTGCTGACCTGCTCTTCTTTGGATACTTTGTTCATCTAAACCTACTGTTCCCATTAAGCTTTGCTGATATTGCCTTCCTGGTTCGCTTGCTACATAAACACCAAACAACGAATCAGATATTGTTGAAGATGCCTCAACTAAAGCTTTCATAGCATGTCCCAAAATCACAAAAGCTATCATAGCTGTGATGTTAGGTGCATGTTTGGAAGCATAACCATAAAGAATACAAGGATTAAAAATCTTTAAGTTAAGATTAAGTATACATGTAGGGCAGACCTCAAAATTAAAGACCGAATACACAATATAATCCATAACCTGGCTTATTAATGATATAAAAATTAAAAGCACTACCGGATGAATTGCAAATCTTGCTAAATTTTTGACCCAATTGTGAAACATCTGTCTAGTATATCCAAATAGAAGGCAAATAATAAAAAGAGGCGCCAAGGAAAGCAATAATGCAACTATTGCTATAGATGTGATAAAAGAAAATAAGGCGTTAAACATCGATAAGCTCACTGTTATCAAACCCCAAATCACCAAGCAAAACGATACAATACCCAAAGGACCGGAGAATATAAGAGATACTATTAGTAACACTGAGTGTGCTGATAAAAACCTATTGAGCGGTAAATCAAGAAATTCAAAAACATTTGATGTTGTACCTCTGAAATTTGCTATTTCTATTAACTGTTTTGGAGCATTAACAAAAATAGAAAATGCATTGTTATAAAAAAAACTCCAACTATTATCGTTCAGCAATTGGGTAATAACTCCTATCTTTACACATATAATTAAAAACTCATATATAGAAGCATGAGACAATCCAAAAAAGTAATAAAGGGTGTATAAAACTATATATAATACTAATAACGACACTATTGTAGATCTGATGGTATTTGTTCTATTTGATGCTACAAAACTTTGATAAAGAGACTTCACAGGGCTAGTATCAGAGTGAATCACGTTAGTGTCTTTGTAGCTAGAACCGAAAAATGCAGTTTTTACTTTTTCATCAAAAAAATTATATATCGCACTAAAAGTTCTTACAGGTGGCTCTTTAGTTGTAAGGTTAATGCTAAACTGACCCTCATTTTTCTTATAATCACAGCCATGATCTCTTATTCCGTAATATATAGTGCCACTCTTGTCCTTTAGCTTTTCTTTTAAGCCTTCCATATATTGAGTATTATAAACTTTGCTAATGTCTACAGGTATATCTCCCTGAGTTTCATCGGGCTCACGCTCAGGAAATTTGTCAGAAACGCTTATATATAAGCTTTTTTCTAAATTAGGGATTCTTGTTACTCTTATGTTGAAACCACCCTTGCCCTTACCATCACCTAAACTAAAAGTTAACTCTGGTTTTGGATGGTTACGATCTATCTTATGATCACAGTTAATACATATACCGCCTCCTGGAATGTGTTCAAATTCCTCATTATCCATGCGAACACGTAATAGTGTAATGTCAGTTTTTACCCATTTTTCCTTTAATACGTTATCAATAATTTCAGCAATAACAGATTCACCTCTAGAACTTAAAGTATTGAATATCTCACCTTCTATACTATTGTATTCAATATATACGCAACCTTTTTCTCCGCTGCCGAAAGAAAATTTACATATACGTCCACAGAGTAAATTTAAAATGCGCGTATCTATCTTACTTGCACTGCTCTCTGAAAGCTTGCTACAGTCTACATTTTCCCCTTGCTGTTTTATAGAGTCGATGACATTTCTAATTTCCTCTCTTTCACTTTGATCTAATTCTGAAGACCAGTACTCTTTTCCATTTAACCATTGTGCATTGCCTATTTCATATTTATTAGGACATATTTCACCTTGACACTTCTCTTGATTTAAAACATGTGAAAAATACTCCTTTTCCCCTTCACCGCAACTCTCGTCAATTTTTTTATAGGTGACCGTGCCATGATCGTTTTTACACATTTTACTTCCAACAACACTAAAGCTTATCGCATCGCCAGCTTTAAGCGCAAACGGTAATGTAACGTTTCTTACTCCAGGTTCAATTGCAAAATCTTTATATTGCGAACAAAAATTAACCTTATTAGGTACTATATTAATCTCTGTTACTTTTATTTTATCCGAAATATAGACTCCAGAATCAACCCATTTCTGCTCTGTTGACACTATATCCAATTTCTCACGCAAGCCTGATGAATCTTCTGGCTTAATACACCCGCACCCAGATAATAAAAAGAGTATCACAAAACTTATGCATAGCTTAACCAAATTTTGGTTGCTCAAATGTTCAAACATCTGTTACTCACCTGCGCTCACTCTCCACCTGATTTTATAGATTCACTAGAGGAAGATCCCGATCCCTTATTATCATCTCCACCTCCTCCAATAGCCCCTCTTGCCTTATTTACAGCCGCAGCAGCAACTTGACCAGCACCTCCAGCAGCAGCTTTGGCAGCAGATAAAGCTTTATTCACCATTTGTGCAGGAGTGCTACCTGAACCAAGTGCTGCTCTGTGATTACCAGCAAGCTCAGCAGCCATGCCAGGAAGAACGTTTAAAAAGTGGTAAAAGAGGAATAATACTAAACACAATTTTAATAATTCTCCGATTAGAGAGCTGCCAAACTCCATGTATGTAAAGTCGAATAGACCAAGTATGCTGCTCTTTTTAAAGCTATAATTTTGCATCATACATGCGAGAGTAGTTTCATTTTTATCACATTCCCCATCTTTCAATTTAAACCACTGTTTTTTCTTGCTATATGAGATTTCTGCTTGTTTCTTTTCATATGACTTGTCCGGTTGTTCATTTTTATATAACTCGTCCGGTTTAAAATTTAAATTTTTAAAATAGATTTTATCACATGCTATGAACATAAAAGATAGAAATGCAAAGAGGATAACTGGGTATAAACTGTAGGTAATTAACTCTTTTAGCCAACCATCAAAATATCCTTTAGTATGTTGAAACAAAACCATAGGAATGAATAAAGGCGATAAGATGATAATTACACTAAGCGCAACTAAAGATAAGATAAATACATAGCACATCCATAAAATAACCATCATCATCAAAATGGCCATAAATATACAGACAAGAGCTACTAAGATCTGTCCACCAGCGAAAATAATACCAATCACCGAACCTGCAACTAACAAGACAGGAGCAGCGCCAAGCAAAACCGCTAAAGTTGCAACACCTCCAGTACCAATTTTGCCACCAATTCCATCTAAAGGGGCACCTAAATAAAATAAAATTCTGCAATCAAGCCTATCCCAAGGTGCAAGATAACTGTAGGATACCTTCTGCCCTGCACGATCGTATTCATAATCTTTACCTTCCTCATAATTACATATATTTTTACTCTCAGATGAAGCTTTAAGCACTATTTCTGATAAGCCGTTCGAAAGTTTTGTTAATTCCCCGTAATAATGAGACATAGTGCTACCTGTCGTAAAGTAAATCACTAAAGCGAATTTAATGATCAACATGTACATTTCTTGCGGACTACGCACTCCACCAGACATAACTTTTATAGAGAACAATATCAAAGCTAAAATTAAGATAGCAGTAACAGTGTTCTTCAGTCTTTTTTGTGCTACAGACAAAAAACTACCCTTAGCATGTCCATTTTTGTCTGTAAGTAAGTTACCACTTGAATCAATACCTGCCACTAAATTATCTAACGACTCCTTAATACATTGCACTATCATAGAAGTTATAGGAATAGGAGATAATGACTTACTTCCCGCTTGATTGTAGCAAGCTTCAGAGACATACGAGCTAAAACAGCTTTTATTGTCATAACCTACAAAAATTTTTCCCTCTCCTTTCTTTTCCCTTATAATAGTTTTGTAATCTTTGTCCTTATTTTTAGAATTATTAAGATCTTCCTTATATTCACCTGTACCATCTTTATTTTTGAATATCATCACAGATTTTTCACACATAGGAGCAAGTGGGTCAGGTGGCAATCCTGTGCATCCTATATCAATTCCTTGCGGCCAAGCAGTTCCAGCTGCCCTAACTTCAGCCAATTCCACACATAATCTGCCCATTTTTTTCACTGCTTTGAACGTTGATCCATGTATAGTTTCGCTCTGTCCAGATTTAAGCACTTTACATTCTAGATCGCCATCAACCTTCGGAGACCATGACCCACTTTCATATCCAGTATCTTTCTCTCTGATATCAAAGTCTATGTATCCATCTTCCCCTCTGAAATTAAAGTCATTCGTCTTGAAAAGATTGCCAAATGTTAAAGGATTGCGATGACATACTTCTATGTATTCACTATATTGCACCCCATTTTTTGGCCAGTAGTAGTGTTCCCTATCAACATTCACAACATCCCAATCAGTAAAGTTTAAAATATCTTTCTCTGTTTGTTTTCCATCTTTTCCTGATCTTTTCTGTAATGCAGAAAAATATTCATCTTCTGTTCGATAATTTTTATCTGTATCACCACTATAACCTGTATCTTTTAGTTTAAAATTTTTATATCTCCCATCATTATCGTATGCAACTGGATGCCTAACAAAACTATGCTGACAAACAATAAGTCCCCCAACTGCCTTCCAGACTCCAACAATTGCAGCTATCATTCCAACGATAACAAGAGCAGTAAATAAACCAGCAGAAGAGACAATCAAAACAATACCAGTAAATATTGCACCAATAGCAATTGCTATCCCAGCAACTGCTGCAGATGTTTCAAACGCCTTACAGTCAGGATTAGAGGCGCGGCTAAAGCTACCAGTAGAATTAAATCTGCTAACAAATTCCGTTTTGTCAGTACCACTTACTGTATCTGCAAACACTGGATATGAGAGCAAAAAATCTATATTTAACAAAAATATCGCAACTAACAGTAATGACAGTTTAGTTTTAAACATTTTTCACCTTTTGATAAAACACAGGCAACCACATCTTTGGATCATCTCCGACTTCTTTCAGTATATCATGTAACAATAGGACACTTTCTGCACGTCCAGATAACACGTTGACCACGTCATCCAAATCTTTCAGATCTATTCTAGCTACTACAGCATTAACTCCCTGCTTTACTAAAAAGAATCTAGTACTTGGATCTGTGTGTTTGATCAGTATGTACTCACGTTCAGTTAACATAAAAACATCTCGATAGACACTAGTAGCTTTCAGATTTGGCAAAAAAATTTGTGTTGCTGTCTGCTGTACAAGTGTATCACTAATAGCACTTTTACTTGCATCTTCAACACTCTGAGTAGCAAAAATCACAAAAGCATTTAACTTTCTCAGCACTTTCAACCAGTCTTTTATCTTAGGTGCAAAAACTGGATTATCTATTAACGCCCATGCTTCATCAAGAACAATAATAGATGGAGTACCATCAAGCGATATACTAATCCTATGAAACAAATAAATCAAGACCGGCCCAAGAGCAATAGGATCTTTTAGCAAGCTAGCCATTTCAAAGCCAAACACTCTTGCTTTTGAAAAATCTAGCAAATCTTCTTTATTGTCAAATATTGCAGCATGAGAGCCATCATCATGCCACATAGATATTGCTCCAGCTAGAGTATCAGGGCCCGCAAGTCCTAAAAATGGTACAAGATTTCTCAAAAATCTGTCTTCTTTTTTTAATTTAAAATTTCCCTCAATTGCATCATTAATTCTAGCAATATCTTCTGAAGTGAATTTATCGTTGTACACTAAAATTAAAGATTTTATCCATTCCATCAAAAATGTTTTATTATCAGGAGTATCGTCAAGTTGCAGAGGATTAAAATTTGTCTTAGTTCTTGGTTCTATTATAGTATAGATACCACCAAGTGCTCTTAAAAAAATTTCTGCACCGCGGTCTTTATCAAAAAAGAATATTCTTGGAGAAAATTTCATTGCTTGAGCACATAAAAAATTCATTAAAACAGTTTTGCCAGCACCTGTTGGCCCAATTATCATAGTATGTCCAACATCCCTTATATGAAAGTTGAAGAAAAATGGAGTGCCAGATGTTGTATCAAAAACTGTAACAGCATCTCCCCAGTGGTTATTGAATTTTTTACCAGTAGGATAATTATGTTGAGATGCAAAACCGGCCAAATTAAGACTACTTATTGTACCTTTTCTTACTATATAATCAAAATTACCAGGAATTTGCGCCCAAAATGCTGGTTCTAGATTAACCCTCTCACGAACAGGATAAACACCACAATTAGAAAGCTCCGATTCAACCAATGATAAAGCATTGTCCAATGATTTAGGGCTTTTTTCTATACATAAGATAGTTAAATGGTGTTCACCAAACGCAATTTTACCACTCATTGCATCATCAAGCGCATGAGAAATTTCTGCTATTTGAGAAATAGCTTTATCTGCAGATTGTATCATACGATTTTGCTGTATCTGCATTTTCGCAATTGCCATTTGCCTATTTGTAAATTGAAAAGACTGCGTGATAATAAATTCATAAGGAAGTTGTAAAAAAGAATCAAGCATTCCTGCGGAAGTATTATTTCCATATTCTTTGATACTAACTATTCCAGCATATTTACTTTCATTATGAGTCACAACCTGTATCATCTTATGGCCAAAAAATAACCTATGAACTGGTAAGTATCTTGATATTTCAGTTTTTAGTGGAAAAAGCGTATTTGTAACAAAGCCACAATTTACAATTCTAGACAGAAACTCCATTATTTCACAAAACAGCCCGTTTGGAGTTTCTTTTACTCCAAGGACTTTAGGCGAATAATTCCTAAGGCTTGTTACTATACGATTTGTCGTTTCCTCTAAATCTTCATAGGTATCACGCATATCACTTTCCCAAGCATGTTTTGAAGTTACATGCCCAAATTTTTTCAGTAGATGTGATAAAAATTCTACTCCTTTTGTGTCTGCCCTACGAATAATCGTAATGTATAAATCATTAATAAAAGATTGCCTAGTTGCGTGTTTTTCTCTCCATTTTAGATTTACATGGTTAGCAAAAAAATTTGGTAAGCTCTGGTTTGCAAATTCATCAGAAAAGATATTCTTCTTACGCCTGATGATATGAAAGTACAAACTAAATGCTGGAGATGAAATGCTTCTTAGCATCTGATTTCTGATATTATTTTGTATCACCAAGTCTTCATCATCGGCCGTTTCAAACGCAAAGCCATTTAATTTTATAAATTTAACTAACCAATTCTGCTTTGTTATCAAGGTTGTACTATTCCAATAGCAAGAATAAGGTATAAATTCGGCAGCGTGAACCTCTCTACTTAGAATAGATTTATTCTTTGATTGAATAGCTCTAAATCTCAACATTGCATAACATCAAGTAATGTCATAAGAATTGGCTCCATGATAAAACCGATTTAAACATTTGGAACATTTTCCCAACTTTACCATAAATAACTCAATAAACAACGGTTCCTTTGCAGAAGCTATATAACCAAGTCCGTGTACCCCAAATAACATCAAGAAAGTTCTAAGATCATTTGTATTAATGAAAATTAGCATGCAAATCAGAACATTTAATATTGCAAACATATAACTCACACCAAAAAGCATCGCGGGTCTTGTAAGACCTTTAAATAATTGATCCGTTTGTATATTACCTGTGGACATACCCTTGATCTTCTAATTAATAGCTCTAACACTAATACTACATCATTAATTAAAAATCTATTGAAATGAATAGCACTTTAGGTAAGATAACCAATTTAACTCTAACGATGACAAACTGGCCATTTCAAGAAGCAGAAAAAATACTACAAGAATTCCCTAATAAAAAAGAGATAACATTTGAGACTGGATATGGGCCGTCAGGTTTGCCACATATTGGTACTTTTGGGGAAGTTTTTCGTACCACAGTTATTGCAAACGCTCTAAAAAAAATAGCTCCTAGTATAAAAACCAAAATCATTGCAGTTTCCGACGATATGGATGGTTTGCGAAAAATACCAGATAATGTACCAAATCAGGAAATGCTAAGAGAGAATCTGAACAAGCCATTAACCATGATACCTGACCCATTTGGCACTCATGAGAGTTATGGTCATCACATGAATTCGTTGTTGTGTAAATTTCTTGATTTGTTTGGATTTGAATACGAATTTAGGAGTGCAACAGAGTGTTATAAATCTGGCGTTTACGATGAAAAACTTTTACTCTTGCTGAAAAATTATGATAAAGTGATGGAAGTAATGCTTCCATCATTTCGGGAAGAAAGGCAGCAGACTTACAGTCCATTCTTGCCGATATGCCCAAAAACTTCCCAAGTTTTACAAGTTCCAGTAATTGAAACAAATACAGATAAAGGAACAATCACGTATGAAGACCCAAACGGGGAAAAAATAGAAGTTCCAGTGACTAAAGG
Proteins encoded:
- a CDS encoding type IV secretion system protein, yielding MMSRKSLLLILCLVITGCTMDCVEPGLQSRNTSVSIDVPVREAGEGVKIHWVDSGQVISKDEKIKFTLGGSVNLCPLKEGKNPKRVLVPAVFCANDLIPNYSNKLTDNTSLDEREICGDIGFGNNEFYSNRRYVDTGIKANPGDKLSFSLIPREITIDYDNPQGRGISFDDNCYRTERGDEKDKVTIKDMFGGGTFFCGEIGKRTKVEFPLLSKEKMKVLVGNGYTPYDNKVHFNDKSPWMNGALLDLRRTKIGLNELCNGKRCDFNELNKYSSYELNCYYQNICYNAKGIGEDCVSSIRYEKYDERNTCDMYSHLKGIEDELKKIEENKRDSKQIDINLISNSKLNFKENRGDISWAEALVAKVGDLDNQNTAKGIQCFPNEKGAEGDNVCSQINYKFEDYSLRLNHYYTVNNNVVPDKNSLMLAIADYGNYGANRGGYYVEVTRSCNFDSGKKLYMHLGDNPPLDPFAIKTNDFKEVERLDKIKEDNVVYYAIDGSHLKGKESKKIYFGINVENVKKDDITDKDGKYYENNKYTVTLFVKRKINDFISSNVNEVFKFIKEEVIGDSVKDSYKGYARGLLQGVRALLILYVIFTVIGYMLGTIQLSKFDFIVRMMKIAFIAFAFSDRSWELFGTTLSRLFIDGSTYLVDSFSGYIGEGGKKFAFLDLTAGVLFTGETWLKFLSLMLSGPFGFIAFLAILYATFVFLRCIISATFKYVISTVLVAFLLSLAPLFIVFILFQQTKTLFDNWIKTLAHVSLQPVILFSSLSLLNQLMYSVLYNLTNFSACYQCLISVNFLSYDLCLMKSILPLGYSPGTSVDVALSTGERAGGHFSALPIDLIQAFIYLIIASAMEAFVSISETMAQALFSSGFGVAQSVSHISRSASQAMLSTVGLDDRTQYMIHNIKQGMSKDRSKIEVKLPDTPKQADGKGSAGREMSKSETLSQPDKQKDSDKTKGQVKED
- a CDS encoding type IV secretion system protein, giving the protein MFEHLSNQNLVKLCISFVILFLLSGCGCIKPEDSSGLREKLDIVSTEQKWVDSGVYISDKIKVTEINIVPNKVNFCSQYKDFAIEPGVRNVTLPFALKAGDAISFSVVGSKMCKNDHGTVTYKKIDESCGEGEKEYFSHVLNQEKCQGEICPNKYEIGNAQWLNGKEYWSSELDQSEREEIRNVIDSIKQQGENVDCSKLSESSASKIDTRILNLLCGRICKFSFGSGEKGCVYIEYNSIEGEIFNTLSSRGESVIAEIIDNVLKEKWVKTDITLLRVRMDNEEFEHIPGGGICINCDHKIDRNHPKPELTFSLGDGKGKGGFNIRVTRIPNLEKSLYISVSDKFPEREPDETQGDIPVDISKVYNTQYMEGLKEKLKDKSGTIYYGIRDHGCDYKKNEGQFSINLTTKEPPVRTFSAIYNFFDEKVKTAFFGSSYKDTNVIHSDTSPVKSLYQSFVASNRTNTIRSTIVSLLVLYIVLYTLYYFFGLSHASIYEFLIICVKIGVITQLLNDNSWSFFYNNAFSIFVNAPKQLIEIANFRGTTSNVFEFLDLPLNRFLSAHSVLLIVSLIFSGPLGIVSFCLVIWGLITVSLSMFNALFSFITSIAIVALLLSLAPLFIICLLFGYTRQMFHNWVKNLARFAIHPVVLLIFISLISQVMDYIVYSVFNFEVCPTCILNLNLKIFNPCILYGYASKHAPNITAMIAFVILGHAMKALVEASSTISDSLFGVYVASEPGRQYQQSLMGTVGLDEQSIQRRAGQQSGTPSRRPQIPQSAQRSAPKIPTNTGNQ
- a CDS encoding type IV secretion system protein, producing the protein MFKTKLSLLLVAIFLLNIDFLLSYPVFADTVSGTDKTEFVSRFNSTGSFSRASNPDCKAFETSAAVAGIAIAIGAIFTGIVLIVSSAGLFTALVIVGMIAAIVGVWKAVGGLIVCQHSFVRHPVAYDNDGRYKNFKLKDTGYSGDTDKNYRTEDEYFSALQKRSGKDGKQTEKDILNFTDWDVVNVDREHYYWPKNGVQYSEYIEVCHRNPLTFGNLFKTNDFNFRGEDGYIDFDIREKDTGYESGSWSPKVDGDLECKVLKSGQSETIHGSTFKAVKKMGRLCVELAEVRAAGTAWPQGIDIGCTGLPPDPLAPMCEKSVMIFKNKDGTGEYKEDLNNSKNKDKDYKTIIREKKGEGKIFVGYDNKSCFSSYVSEACYNQAGSKSLSPIPITSMIVQCIKESLDNLVAGIDSSGNLLTDKNGHAKGSFLSVAQKRLKNTVTAILILALILFSIKVMSGGVRSPQEMYMLIIKFALVIYFTTGSTMSHYYGELTKLSNGLSEIVLKASSESKNICNYEEGKDYEYDRAGQKVSYSYLAPWDRLDCRILFYLGAPLDGIGGKIGTGGVATLAVLLGAAPVLLVAGSVIGIIFAGGQILVALVCIFMAILMMMVILWMCYVFILSLVALSVIIILSPLFIPMVLFQHTKGYFDGWLKELITYSLYPVILFAFLSFMFIACDKIYFKNLNFKPDELYKNEQPDKSYEKKQAEISYSKKKQWFKLKDGECDKNETTLACMMQNYSFKKSSILGLFDFTYMEFGSSLIGELLKLCLVLFLFYHFLNVLPGMAAELAGNHRAALGSGSTPAQMVNKALSAAKAAAGGAGQVAAAAVNKARGAIGGGGDDNKGSGSSSSESIKSGGE
- a CDS encoding VirB4 family type IV secretion/conjugal transfer ATPase, which codes for MLRFRAIQSKNKSILSREVHAAEFIPYSCYWNSTTLITKQNWLVKFIKLNGFAFETADDEDLVIQNNIRNQMLRSISSPAFSLYFHIIRRKKNIFSDEFANQSLPNFFANHVNLKWREKHATRQSFINDLYITIIRRADTKGVEFLSHLLKKFGHVTSKHAWESDMRDTYEDLEETTNRIVTSLRNYSPKVLGVKETPNGLFCEIMEFLSRIVNCGFVTNTLFPLKTEISRYLPVHRLFFGHKMIQVVTHNESKYAGIVSIKEYGNNTSAGMLDSFLQLPYEFIITQSFQFTNRQMAIAKMQIQQNRMIQSADKAISQIAEISHALDDAMSGKIAFGEHHLTILCIEKSPKSLDNALSLVESELSNCGVYPVRERVNLEPAFWAQIPGNFDYIVRKGTISSLNLAGFASQHNYPTGKKFNNHWGDAVTVFDTTSGTPFFFNFHIRDVGHTMIIGPTGAGKTVLMNFLCAQAMKFSPRIFFFDKDRGAEIFLRALGGIYTIIEPRTKTNFNPLQLDDTPDNKTFLMEWIKSLILVYNDKFTSEDIARINDAIEGNFKLKKEDRFLRNLVPFLGLAGPDTLAGAISMWHDDGSHAAIFDNKEDLLDFSKARVFGFEMASLLKDPIALGPVLIYLFHRISISLDGTPSIIVLDEAWALIDNPVFAPKIKDWLKVLRKLNAFVIFATQSVEDASKSAISDTLVQQTATQIFLPNLKATSVYRDVFMLTEREYILIKHTDPSTRFFLVKQGVNAVVARIDLKDLDDVVNVLSGRAESVLLLHDILKEVGDDPKMWLPVFYQKVKNV
- a CDS encoding type IV secretion system protein VirB3 translates to MSTGNIQTDQLFKGLTRPAMLFGVSYMFAILNVLICMLIFINTNDLRTFLMLFGVHGLGYIASAKEPLFIELFMVKLGKCSKCLNRFYHGANSYDIT